The Symphalangus syndactylus isolate Jambi chromosome 11, NHGRI_mSymSyn1-v2.1_pri, whole genome shotgun sequence genome contains a region encoding:
- the FHOD1 gene encoding FH1/FH2 domain-containing protein 1 isoform X4: MAGGEDRGDGEPVSVVTVRVQYLEDTDPFACANFPEPRRAPTCSLDGALPLGAQIPAVHRLLGAPLKLEDCALQVSPSGYYLDPELSLEEQREMLEGFYEEISKGRKPTLILRTQLSVKVNAILEKLYSSSGPELRRSLFSLKQIFQEDKDLVPEFVHSEGLSCLIRVGAAADHNYQSYILRALGQLMLFVDGMLGVVAHSETIQWLYTLCASLSRLVVKTALKLLLVFVEYSENNAPLFIRAVNSVASTTGAPPWANFVSILEEKNGADPELLVYTVTLINKTLAALPDQDSFYDLTDALEQQGMEALVQRHLGTAGTDVDLRTQLVLYENALKLEDGDIEEVPGAGGRRERRKPSSEEGKRSRRSLEGGGCPARAPEPGPTGPASPVGPTSSTGPALLTGPASSTVGPPSGLQASVNLFPTISVAPSADTSSERSIYKARFLENVAAAETEKQVALAQGRAETLAGAMPNEADGHPDARQLWDSLETAPAPRTPQSPAPCVLLRAQRSLEPEPKEPLIPASPKAEPIWELPTRAPKLSIGDLDFSDLGEDEDQDMLNVESVEAGKEVPAPSPPLPLLLGVPPPPPPPPPPPIKGPFPPPPPLPLAAPLPHSVPDSSALPTKRKTVKLFWRELKLAGGHGVSASRFGPCATLWASLEPVSVDTARLEHLFESRAKEVLPSKKAGEGRRTMTTVLDPKRSNAINIGLTTLPPVHVIKAALLNFDEFAVSKDGIEKLLTMTPTEEEQQKIEEAQLANPDIPLGPAENFLMTLASIGGLAARLQLWAFKLDYDSMEREIAEPLFDLKVGMEQLVQNATFRCILATLLAVGNFLNGSQVDFEQLTENLGQLERRSRAAEESLRSLAKHELAPALRARLTHFLAQCARRVAMLRIVHRRVCNRFHAFLLYLGYTPQAAREVRITQFCHTLREFALEYRTCRERVLQQQQKRATCRERNKTRGRMITETEKFSGVAGEAPSNPSVPVAVSSGPGRGDADSHASMKSLLTSRPEDTTHNRRSRGMVQSSSPIMPTVGPSTASPEEPPGSSLPSDTSDEIMDLLVQSVTKSSPRALAARERKRSRGNRKSLRRTLKSGLGDDLVQALGLSKGPGLEV; the protein is encoded by the exons TTGGAGGATTGTGCTCTGCAAGTGTCTCCCTCTGGATACTACCTGGACCCCGAGCTGTCCCTGGAAGAGCAGCGGGAGATGCTGGAGGGCTTCTATGAAGAGATCAG CAAAGGGCGGAAGCCCACGCTGATCCTTCGGACCCAGCTCTCTGTGAAGGTCAACGCTATCTTGG AAAAGCTGTATAGCTCCAGTGGTCCTGAGCTCCGCCGCTCCCTCTTCTCACTGAAGCAGATCTTCCAG GAGGACAAAGACCTGGTGCCTGAATTCGTGCATTCAGAGGGGCTGAGCTGCCTGATCCGTGTGGGTGCTGCTGCTGACCACAACTACCAGAGCTACATCCTTAGAG CGCTCGGCCAGCTGATGCTCTTTGTGGATGGAATGCTAGGGGTGGTGGCCCACAGTGAGACTATTCAGTGGCTGTACACATTGTGTGCCAGCCTG TCCCGCTTGGTGGTGAAGACAGCCCTGAAGCTGCTGTTGGTGTTTGTAGAATACTCCGAAAACAACGCACCGCTGTTCATCCGTGCAGTGAACTCTGTGGCCAGCACCACCG GTGCTCCTCCCTGGGCCAATTTTGTGTCCATCCTGGAGGAGAAGAATGGCGCTGACCCTGAGTTGTTGGTGTACACGGTCACCCTCATCAACAAG ACGCTGGCGGCGCTCCCGGACCAGGACTCCTTCTACGATTTGACGGATGCACTGGAGCAGCAGGGCATGGAAGCGCTGGTCCAGCGCCACCTGGGTACTGCGGGCACTGACGTCGACCTGCGCACGCAGCTTGTGCTCTACGAG AACGCCCTGAAATTGGAGGATGGAGACATCGAAGAAGTCCCAGGCGCCGGTGGGCGGCGAGAACGACGAAAGCCTTCTTCTGAGGAGGGCAAGAGGAGCCGCCGTTCTCTGGAAGGCGGGGGCTGCCCCGCGCGTGCCCCGGAACCTGG CCCCACAGGCCCCGCCTCACCGGTAGGCCCCACCTCTTCCACTGGCCCCGCCCTGCTGACAGGCCCCGCCTCCAGCACTGTGGGCCCTCCCTCCGGCCTCCAAGCTTCAGTGAACCTTTTTCCTACCATCTCTGTGGCACCCTCAGCTGACACCTCCAGCGAGAGGAGCATCTACAA AGCCCGGTTCCTGGAGAATGTGGCGGCAGCAGAAACAGAGAAGCAGGTTGCGCTGGCCCAGGGCCGGGCAGAGACACTGGCTGGGGCCATGCCCAATGAGGCGGATGGACACCCAG ATGCCCGGCAACTCTGGGACTCCCTAGAGACAGCCCCTGCACCCAGAACACCCCAGAGCCCTGCCCCCTGTGTCCTGCTCCGGGCCCAGCGAAGCCTTGAGCCAGAGCCCAAGGAGCCACTGATACCAGCAAGCCCCAAGGCTGAGCCCATCTGGGAGCTCCCTACCCGTGCACCCAAGCTCTCTATTGGGGACCTGGACTTTTCAGATCTAGGGGAGGATGAAGACCAGGACATGCTGAATGTAGAGTCTGTGGAGGCTGGGAAAGAGGTCCCAGCTCCCTCACCCCCACTGCCTCTGCTCTTGGGagtccccccacctcccccacctccacctcccccacccATCAAAGGCCccttcccaccacctccacctctacCTCTGGCTGCCCCACTTCCCCATTCAGTGCCTGACAGCTCAGCCCTCCCCACCAAGAGGAAGACAGTAAAACTTTTCTGGCGTGAGCTAAAGCTGGCTGGGGGCCATGGAGTCTCTGCAAGCCGCTTTGGGCCCTGCGCCACCCTCTGGGCTTCACTGGAGCCTGTCTCAGTGGACACTGCCCGGCTGGAACACCTCTTTGAGTCTCGTGCCAAAGAGGTGCTGCCCTCCAAG AAAGCTGGAGAGGGCCGCCGGACAATGACCACAGTGCTGGACCCCAAGCGCAGCAACGCCATCAACATTGGCCTAACCACACTGCCACCTGTGCATGTCATTAAGGCTGCCCTGCTCAACTTTGATGAATTTGCTGTCAGCAAGGATGGCATTGAG AAGCTACTGACCATGACGCCCACGGAGGAAGAGCAGCAGAAGATTGAGGAAGCCCAGCTGGCCAACCCTGACATACCCCTGGGCCCAGCCGAGAACTTCCTGATGACTCTTGCCTCCATTGGCGGCCTCGCTGCTCGTCTACAACTCTGGGCCTTCAAGCTGGACTATGACAGCATGGAGCGG GAAATTGCTGAGCCACTGTTTGACCTGAAAGTGGGTATGGAACAGCTCGTACAGAATGCCACCTTCCGCTGCATCCTGGCTACCCTCCTAGCTGTGGGCAACTTCCTCAATGGCTCCCAG GTGGACTTTGAACAGCTGACTGAGAACCTGGGGCAGCTGGAGCGCCGGAGCCGGGCAGCCGAGGAGAGCCTGCGGAGCTTGGCCAAGCATGAGCTGGCCCCAGCCCTGCGTGCCCGCCTCACCCACTTCCTGGCCCAGTGTGCCCGCCGTGTTGCCATGCTGAGGATAGTGCACCGCCGTGTCTGCAATAG GTTCCATGCCTTCCTGCTCTACCTGGGCTACACCCCGCAGGCGGCCCGTGAAGTGCGCATCACGCAGTTCTGCCACACGCTGCGGGAATTTGCGCTTGAGTATCGGACTTGCCGGGAACGAGTGctacagcagcagcagaagcgGGCCACATGCCGTGAGCGCAACAAGACCCGGGGACGCATGATCACCGAG acAGAGAAGTTCTCaggtgtggctggggaagcccccAGCAACCCCTCTGTTCCAGTAGCAGTGAGCAGCGGGCCAGGCCGGGGAGATGCTGACAGTCATGCTAGTATGAAGAGTCTGCTGACCAGCAGGCCTGAGGACACCACACACAATCGCCGCAGCAGAG GCATGGTCCAGAGCAGCTCCCCAATCATGCCCACAGTGGGGCCCTCCACTGCATCCCCAGAGGAACCCCCAGGCTCCAGTTTACCCAGTGATACATCAGATGAGATCATGGACCTTCTGGTGCAGTCAGTGACCAAGAGCAGTCCTCGTGCCTTAGCTGCTAGGGAACGCAAGCGTTCCCGTGGCAACCGCAAGTCTT TGAGACGGACGTTAAAGAGCGGGCTCGGAGATGACCTGGTGCAGGCACTGGGACTGAGCAAGGGTCCTGGCCTGGAGGTGTGA